One stretch of Arachis hypogaea cultivar Tifrunner chromosome 20, arahy.Tifrunner.gnm2.J5K5, whole genome shotgun sequence DNA includes these proteins:
- the LOC112782292 gene encoding monothiol glutaredoxin-S10-like: MDRIAKLASQKAVVIFSKSSCGMSHAIKRLFYEQGVGPAICELDEDSRGKEMEWALVRLGCNPSVPAVFIGGKFVGSANTVMTLHLNGSLKRMLRDAGALWL; the protein is encoded by the coding sequence ATGGATCGCATAGCAAAATTGGCATCACAAAAGGCAGTGGTTATATTCAGCAAGAGTTCGTGTGGGATGAGCCATGCGATAAAGAGGTTGTTCTACGAGCAAGGGGTTGGACCGGCAATTTGCGAGCTAGACGAGGATTCAAGGGGTAAGGAAATGGAGTGGGCTCTGGTGAGGCTAGGGTGCAACCCTTCAGTCCCGGCAGTGTTTATCGGAGGCAAGTTTGTGGGTTCAGCCAACACCGTCATGACCCTTCACCTCAATGGCTCACTCAAGAGAATGCTCAGAGATGCCGGTGCTCTATGGCTctag